One part of the Engraulis encrasicolus isolate BLACKSEA-1 chromosome 17, IST_EnEncr_1.0, whole genome shotgun sequence genome encodes these proteins:
- the nme2a gene encoding NME/NM23 nucleoside diphosphate kinase 2a: MAGNEERTFIAIKPDGVQRGIIGEIIKRFEQKGFKLVGMKMLHAPEELLQEHYSDLKGRPFFPGLVSYMTSGPVVAMVWEGLNVVKTGRVMLGETNPAESKPGTIRGDFCVQVGRNIIHGSDAVDSANTEINLWFKPEELCSYTKCDHSWLY; the protein is encoded by the exons ATGGCTGGGAACGAGGAGCGCACATTCATTGCCATCAAACCAGACGGCGTGCAACGCGGGATTATCGGAGAAATAATCAAGCGTTTCGAGCAAAAGGGTTTCAAACTTGTAGGGATGAAGATGCTGCAT GCACCGGAGGAGTTGCTGCAAGAACATTATTCTGACCTCAAAGGCAGACCTTTCTTCCCCGGGCTTGTCAGCTACATGACCTCTGGACCAGTCGTTGCGATG GTCTGGGAAGGTCTAAATGTCGTTAAGACAGGTAGAGTGATGCTGGGGGAGACAAACCCTGCTGAATCCAAGCCAGGCACCATTCGAGGGGACTTCTGTGTTCAAGTTGGAAG gaacaTTATCCATGGCAGCGATGCGGTTGACAGTGCCAACACAGAAATCAACCTGTGGTTTAAACCAGAAGAGCTGTGTTCTTACACCAAGTGTGACCACAGCTGGCTTTATTAG